One genomic segment of Panicum virgatum strain AP13 chromosome 2N, P.virgatum_v5, whole genome shotgun sequence includes these proteins:
- the LOC120658768 gene encoding chlorophyllase-1-like → MSTQRDKTAAPVQAAMATQLQVLERPPVVATSVFQPGKLAVDVIPVDHDAVPTPPIPILIAAPKDAGTYPVAVLLHGFFLQNRFYEQLLRHVASFGFVMVAPQFHTSLVSNGDAEDIAAAAKVTDWLPGGLPAVLPPGVDADLSRLALAGHSRGGHTAFALALGHAKTVLKFSALIGLDPVAGTGRSSQLPPAILTYKPSSLDVAMPVMVVGTGLGDDKANLLFPPCAPREVSHAEFYRECRPPCYHLVARDYGHLDMLDDDAPKLVTCLCKQGSSCKDVMRRTVAGIMVAFLRSALEEEDGEDLKAILGDPGLATTTLDPVEYRLA, encoded by the coding sequence ATGAGCACACAAAGAGACAAGACGGCAGCACCTGTgcaggcggccatggcgacccAGCTTCAGGTTCTTGAGCGGCCGCCTGTGGTGGCCACCTCGGTGTTCCAGCCAGGGAAGCTCGCCGTCGATGTGATCCCCGTGGATCACGACGCGGTCCCGACGCCGCCGATCCCGATCCTGATCGCCGCCCCCAAGGACGCCGGAACCTACCCCGTCGCCGTGCTCCTGCACGGCTTCTTCCTCCAGAACCGCTTCTACGAGCAGCTCCTGCGGCACGTCGCCTCGTTCGGGTTCGTTATGGTGGCGCCGCAGTTCCACACGAGCCTCGTGTCCAACGGCGACGCCGAAGACATCGCCGCGGCGGCCAAGGTCACTGACTGGCTCCCCGGGGGCCTGCCGGCCGTGCTCCCGCCCGGCGTCGACGCCGACCTCTCCAGGCTCGCCCTGGCCGGCCACAGCCGCGGCGGCCAcacggccttcgccctcgccctGGGTCATGCCAAGACCGTCCTTAAGTTCTCCGCGCTCATCGGGCTCGACCCCGTCGCCGGCACCGGCAGGTCCTCGCAGCTCCCGCCGGCGATCCTCACCTACAAGCCCTCCTCCCTCGACGTCGCGATGCCGGTGATGGTCGTCGGCACCGGGCTGGGCGACGACAAGGCGAACCTACTGTTCCCTCCCTGCGCGCCCAGGGAGGTGAGCCACGCCGAGTTCTACCGCGAGTGCAGGCCGCCGTGCTACCACCTCGTGGCCAGGGATTACGGCCACCTCGACATGCTCGACGACGACGCCCCCAAGCTCGTCACCTGCCTCTGCAAGCAAGGGAGCAGCTGCAAGGACGTGATGAGGAGGACCGTCGCCGGGATCATGGTCGCCTTCCTGAGGTCTGCGcttgaggaagaagatggtgagGATCTGAAGGCCATACTCGGAGATCCTGGGCTCGCAACCACCACCTTGGACCCTGTTGAGTACCGGTTGGCATGA
- the LOC120662486 gene encoding tol-Pal system protein TolA-like produces the protein MTRLYSQVSWLGQHNAGLVLQNIDANTKMADLGARQQALEEELARAAGEHDIQRAAAEQKAREAEAQTAELQRTRTALERREAELQRKEAELQDKEAELQRQKNAEAALKEKENSLSLLEEAAWIQREEPQKNIAEQRQQVADETAAKEAVNTALMAAKAEYADLERTALSVCRELEGEGVRVSSGYVIPNDADADAASAIMDDADAAAEEFATALAGKLEADIPPIAEFDAVADPQRGMITCRETGPQSPCNGLVLIVITLCIYE, from the exons atgacccggctgtactctCAAGTGAGCTGGCTGGGTCAGCATAATGCTGGCTTGGTGCTCcagaacatcgacgccaacaccaagatggCGGACCTGGGGGCACGCCAGCAGgcgctagaggaggagctggcgcgggccGCTGGTGAGCATGACATCCAGAGGgccgcagcggagcagaaggctcgggaagccgaggcacAAACCGCTGAGCTGCAGCGCACTAGGACGGCGCTCGAGCGGAGGGAAGCCGAActccagcgcaaggaggccgagctccaagacAAGGAGGCTGAGCTCCAGCGCCAGAAG AatgcggaggccgccctcaaggagaaggagaactccTTGTCTTTACTCGAGGAGGCCGCCTGGATCCAGCGAGAAGAGCCGCAGAAGAACATCGCAG AGCAGAGGCAGCAAGTGGCAGACGAgactgcggcgaaggaggcggtcaacaccgcgctcatggcggcaAAGGCGGAGTACGCTGACCTGGAGCGAACCGCCTTGAGCGTGTGccgggagctcgagggggagggtgtc agggtgtcgtcggggtacgtcattCCCAACGACGCCGATGCGGATGCCGCGTCAGCTATCATGGACGATgccgacgcagccgccgaggagttTGCCACTGCCTTAGCCGGGAAGctcgaagctgacatccccccaATAGCCGAGTTCGATGCTGTTGCAGATCCACAAAgggggatgataacctgtaggGAAACTGGGCCTCAGAGCCCATGTAATGGATTAGTACTTATTGTAATTACACTTTGTATTTATGAATAA
- the LOC120660015 gene encoding 5-amino-6-(5-phospho-D-ribitylamino)uracil phosphatase, chloroplastic-like — protein MVVDTVSASTSIIAPHLFDQRSRGPHRPLRRTFHVVACRPLATAFAGRRLVARVTRQPSPRLADWPVKALAMGVTKEASPRREYRGIPGDGGDMGDAGVTNPAPSWPPRNRADDPKLHNPLLRLERMGCGWLGVVFEWEGVIVEDDAELERQAWLTLAQEEGKSPPPAFLLRRVEGMKNEQVISEVLCWSRDPSELRRLASRKEEIHSSLRGGSLYQMRNGSREFMSTLANYKIPIAVATTRPRKVIEEAIEAVGALNFFDAVVAAEDVYRGKPDPEMFLYAAQLLSLIPERCIVFGNSNSAVEAAHDARMKCVAVASKHRIYELSAADLVVKQLDELSVVDLKNLTDIESPEFGMEPEPEMEEEASTPSSSVGVDLFW, from the coding sequence ATGGTTGTTGATACGGTCAGCGCGAGCACCTCAATTATTGCGCCCCACCTGTTCGACCAGAGGTCCAGGGGCCCCCACCGCCCCCTCCGCCGGACGTTCCATGTCGTCGCCTGCCGCcccctggccaccgccttcgcgggccgccgcctcgtGGCCCGGGTCACCAGGCAGCCGTCGCCGCGGCTCGCGGACTGGCCGGTCAAGGCGCTGGCCATGGGGGTGACCAAGGAGGCCAGCCCGCGCAGGGAGTACCGGGGCATCcccggggacggcggcgacaTGGGGGATGCTGGGGTCACCAACCCGGCCCCATCCTGGCCCCCGCGGAACAGGGCGGATGACCCCAAGCTGCACAACCCCCTGCTCCGCCTCGAGCGGATGGGCTGCGGGTGGCTCGGCGTCGTCTTCGAGTGGGAGGGGGTCATCGTCGAGGATGATGCCGAATTGGAAAGGCAGGCATGGTTGACCCTGGCACAGGAGGAGGGGAAGTCGCCGCCTCCGGCTTTCCTGTTGAGGAGAGTCGAAGGGATGAAGAACGAGCAGGTGATTTCTGAGGTTCTCTGCTGGTCCCGGGACCCCTCGGAGCTCAGGCGATTGGCCTCACGAAAGGAGGAGATACACAGCAGCCTTCGAGGTGGCTCTTTGTACCAGATGAGGAACGGTTCGCGGGAGTTCATGAGCACGCTGGCCAATTACAAGATCCCTATCGCTGTGGCCACCACACGCCCACGGAAGGTTATTGAAGAAGCCATCGAAGCTGTTGGCGCGCTGAATTTCTTTGATGCTGTCGTGGCAGCGGAGGATGTCTATCGGGGGAAGCCTGACCCTGAAATGTTTCTGTACGCTGCTCAGCTCCTAAGCCTCATCCCGGAGAGGTGCATCGTGTTCGGGAACTCCAACTCCGCAGTGGAAGCCGCTCATGATGCTCGAATGAAGTGTGTCGCGGTCGCAAGCAAGCACAGAATCTATGAGCTTAGCGCTGCAGATCTTGTGGTGAAGCAACTGGATGAGCTATCTGTTGTTGACTTGAAGAACCTCACTGACATTGAGTCTCCAGAGTTTGGCATGGAACCTGAACCAGAGATGGAGGAAGAAGCATCCACACCATCATCATCAGTGGGTGTAGATTTATTCTGGTAA